The Stegostoma tigrinum isolate sSteTig4 chromosome 9, sSteTig4.hap1, whole genome shotgun sequence genome includes a region encoding these proteins:
- the pno1 gene encoding RNA-binding protein PNO1, whose translation MAAEVMAGPELGSDAERDLEFISAAKKRGKRKRKMETGAAGMEAEDPPANKRPEFPAISGHQLDGKDEIRKVAVPAHRYTPLKENWLKIFTPIVEHLQLQVRFNLKTRNVEIKTCKDTQDISALTKASDFVKAFVLGFQVEDALALVRLDDLFLETFDITDVKPLKGDHLSRAIGRIAGKGGKTKFTIENVTRTRIVLADSKVHILGSFQNIKMARTAICNLILGSPPSKVYGNIRAVASRAAERF comes from the exons ATGGCGGCGGAGGTGATGGCAGGACCGGAGCTGGGCTCAGATGCAGAGCGAGATCTCGAGTTCATCAGCGCCGCAAAGAAGCGGGGGAAGCGTAAGAGGAAGATGGAGACGGGAGCGGCCGGCATGGAGGCGGAGGACCCGCCAGCGAACAAAAGGCCTGAGTTCCCCGCTATCTCCGGACACCAGCTG GATGGCAAAGATGAAATTCGCAAAGTAGCTGTACCTGCACACAGATATACACCTTTGAAAGAGAACTGGTTGAAAATCTTTACCCCAATTGTTGAACACCTGCAGCTACAAGTGAGGTTTAACCTGAAAACTAGAAATGTTGAAATCAAG ACTTGTAAAGACACACAAGATATAAGTGCATTGACGAAGGCTTCAGACTTTGTAAAGGCTTTTGTTCTTGGATTCCAAGTAGAG GATGCCTTAGCATTAGTTCGATTGGATGACCTATTCCTCGAAACGTTTGACATTACTGATG TGAAACCATTAAAAGGTGACCATCTTTCCAGGGCAATCGGAAGAATAGCTGGCAAAGGAGGAAAAACAAAATTTACAATAGAAAATGTAACAAGAACAAGAATAGTTCTTGCTGACTC GAAAGTCCACATCCTTGgctcttttcaaaacattaagATGGCTCGGACAGCAATCTGCAACCTTATCCTAG